A genomic stretch from Thermoplasmataceae archaeon includes:
- a CDS encoding YHS domain-containing protein, translated as MAKDVICGMKVSENTDLKSNFQGKTYYFCSSHCKAEFDKNPLKYTR; from the coding sequence ATGGCAAAAGACGTAATTTGTGGAATGAAGGTTAGCGAGAACACGGATCTAAAGAGCAATTTCCAGGGCAAAACCTACTACTTTTGCAGCAGCCACTGCAAAGCAGAATTTGACAAGAATCCCCTAAAATACACCAGATAA